A window of Candidatus Tumulicola sp. contains these coding sequences:
- a CDS encoding PilN domain-containing protein — MININLLPSAQRAPVVTFDRGLAIGLTVIAVELLALGIFVLYENNVITQLNNQYADVSQKVLVEQQAVKEVDDLRDQAQQLKAKAELLERIKQSPLQLAEILTDISNQAPRGVWFTSVQVARSVTGGQVNFAGRTSTLREVADLMLNLDASPIFGNASLTTSTQTIMNGQTSNGGVAFTVVGLLSPAVIGQ, encoded by the coding sequence GTGATCAATATCAACCTTCTCCCGTCAGCGCAACGAGCTCCGGTCGTCACCTTCGATCGCGGGCTCGCGATCGGGCTCACGGTGATCGCCGTGGAACTGCTCGCTTTGGGCATTTTCGTGCTTTACGAGAACAACGTCATCACCCAGCTGAACAACCAATACGCGGACGTCTCGCAGAAGGTGCTGGTCGAACAGCAGGCCGTCAAAGAAGTCGACGACTTGCGCGATCAGGCCCAACAGCTCAAGGCAAAGGCCGAGCTGCTCGAGCGCATCAAGCAGAGCCCGCTCCAGCTGGCTGAGATACTCACCGACATCTCCAACCAGGCGCCGCGCGGCGTGTGGTTCACCAGCGTGCAGGTGGCCCGCTCGGTGACCGGTGGGCAAGTCAATTTCGCAGGCAGAACCTCTACGTTGCGCGAGGTCGCCGATCTGATGCTCAATCTCGACGCGTCGCCGATCTTCGGGAACGCGTCGCTGACAACGAGCACGCAGACGATCATGAACGGCCAGACCTCAAACGGCGGGGTCGCATTCACGGTCGTGGGCCTGTTGAGCCCGGCGGTGATCGGACAATGA